A DNA window from Vidua macroura isolate BioBank_ID:100142 chromosome 28, ASM2450914v1, whole genome shotgun sequence contains the following coding sequences:
- the PRNP gene encoding major prion protein homolog translates to MARLLGTSCLLLLLLLGLGADVASSKKGKGKPGGWGTGSRQPSYPRQPSYPQNPGYPHNPSYPHNPGYPHNPGYPHNPGYPHNPGYPGWNQGYNPSSGGTYHQKPWKAPKPKTNLKHVAGAAAAGAVVGGLGGYAMGRVMSGMHYRFDSPDEYRWWNENAARYPNQVYYRDYRGPVPQDVFVADCFNITVTEHNIGPAARKNASEAGAALNQTEAELETRVVTKVIREMCIQQYQEYRLASGTRPRLADDASLAALLLLVLAALH, encoded by the coding sequence ATGGCCCGGCTCCTCGgcacctcctgcctgctgctgctgctgctcctcggCCTCGGCGCCGACGTCGCCTCCTCCAAGAAGGGCAAAGGCAAACCCGGCGGCTGGGGCACGGGGAGCCGCCAGCCCAGCTACCCCCGCCAGCCCAGCTACCCCCAGAACCCCGGCTACCCCCACAACCCGAGTTATCCCCACAACCCGGGCTACCCCCACAACCCCGGCTACCCCCACAACCCGGGCTACCCCCACAACCCCGGCTACCCAGGCTGGAACCAGGGCTACAACCCGTCCAGCGGAGGAACTTACCACCAAAAGCCGTGGAAGGCGCCTAAACCCAAGACCAACCTGAAGCACgtggcgggggcggcggcggcgggcgccgTGGTGGGGGGCCTGGGGGGCTACGCCATGGGCCGGGTGATGTCGGGGATGCACTACCGCTTCGACAGCCCCGACGAGTACCGCTGGTGGAACGAGAACGCCGCGCGCTACCCCAACCAGGTGTACTACCGCGACTACCGCGGCCCCGTGCCGCAGGACGTCTTCGTGGCCGACTGCTTCAACATCACCGTCACCGAGCACAACATCGGCCCCGCCGCCAGGAAGAACGCCTCGGAGGCCGGCGCCGCGCTCAACCAGACGGAGGCGGAGCTGGAGACGCGCGTGGTGACCAAGGTGATCCGCGAGATGTGCATCCAGCAGTACCAGGAGTACCGGCTGGCCTCGGGCACGCGGCCGCGCCTCGCCGACGACGCCTCGCTGGCCGCCCTGCTGCTCCTCGTCCTCGCCGCCCTGCACTAG